From the Leifsonia sp. AG29 genome, one window contains:
- a CDS encoding MBL fold metallo-hydrolase, whose translation MQLLTEGVYRLQRATGANAYLVDTGDASVVIDTGTSGGASNLVAELRSERGISRVTDIVLTHYDPDHAGSVAVLQRETGARVWMGRRDARILRGEDAPPTRFRRFLARVSKASELPDDLHELPDEGETEIVPGVLVLSGPGHTPGHVIVEARGVVFAGDSVRVSKGRLVQMPGLLTSDKTQALATADLIASRSPRLVCPGHGAPGRIDAVA comes from the coding sequence ATGCAGCTTCTCACCGAGGGCGTCTACCGCCTGCAGCGGGCCACCGGCGCCAACGCGTACCTCGTCGACACCGGAGACGCATCGGTCGTCATCGACACCGGCACCTCGGGAGGCGCCTCCAACCTGGTCGCCGAGCTCCGGTCCGAGCGCGGTATCTCGCGCGTGACCGACATCGTGCTCACCCACTACGACCCCGACCACGCCGGCTCGGTCGCCGTGCTGCAGCGTGAGACGGGGGCCCGGGTGTGGATGGGCCGTCGGGATGCGCGCATCCTGCGCGGAGAGGACGCGCCTCCCACCCGGTTCCGCCGGTTCCTCGCGCGCGTGTCGAAGGCCAGCGAGCTTCCCGACGACCTGCACGAACTGCCCGACGAGGGCGAGACGGAGATCGTGCCGGGCGTCCTCGTGCTGTCGGGCCCGGGTCACACGCCCGGGCACGTGATCGTGGAGGCGCGGGGCGTCGTGTTCGCCGGCGACTCGGTCCGCGTCTCGAAGGGACGACTGGTGCAGATGCCGGGCCTGCTCACGAGCGACAAGACGCAGGCGCTGGCGACGGCCGACCTCATCGCGTCGCGGTCGCCGCGGCTGGTGTGCCCGGGGCACGGCGCGCCGGGGCGCATCGACGCAGTGGCCTGA
- a CDS encoding DUF308 domain-containing protein, protein MDRRPPWVRIVIGALAIALGAAVLFRPTTSLGLLSILIGAGFVLTGVLELARVTREDGPTRFLRPAVAVLWVIAGILVLVYPEVTVRLIAVAVGVGLIVNGVIDVIAVFEKGRKADERAELALLGVAGIIFGVLALAWPDITLLIVAVVFGARLILGGAAEILRAIRRRPSAAKAGGDRRGGWFRVIGAALVLVLAVLAGAVSVALHKASPVVDDFYAAPRDVPSEPGQLIRSEPFTREVPSDATAWRILYTTRNGDGSPDIASGLVVVPKSGSGDWPVIDWDHGTTGYAQQCAPSLAGQPWESGALFLLPQIIGHGWALVATDYIGLGTPSPHPYLVGLPTAHASLDAVRAARQLTDAHLGQKTVVWGHSQGGGAALWTGAVADSYAPDVHLAGVAALAPASNLPALMRHLPDVTGGSIFASYVIGGYASSYPDISVARYVRPGVQTTLDRMKDRCLAEPGALVSVLTALGLSKDPEILSTDPTTGSFGKHLEARTCPRRRSPLRSSSARAPRTGSWCGRPRTNS, encoded by the coding sequence ATGGACAGGCGACCGCCGTGGGTACGGATCGTGATCGGTGCTCTCGCGATCGCCCTCGGGGCTGCGGTCCTGTTCCGCCCGACCACGTCGCTCGGGCTCCTCTCCATCCTCATCGGCGCCGGGTTCGTGCTGACAGGCGTGCTGGAGCTGGCCCGGGTCACGCGCGAGGACGGACCGACGCGGTTCCTCCGTCCGGCGGTCGCCGTGCTGTGGGTGATCGCCGGAATCCTCGTGCTCGTCTATCCGGAAGTGACGGTCCGGTTGATCGCCGTCGCGGTCGGGGTCGGGCTCATCGTCAACGGCGTCATCGATGTCATCGCGGTCTTCGAGAAGGGCCGCAAAGCGGACGAGCGCGCCGAACTGGCGCTTCTCGGCGTCGCGGGCATCATCTTCGGAGTCCTGGCGCTCGCTTGGCCAGACATCACCCTCCTGATCGTGGCGGTCGTCTTCGGCGCGCGTCTCATCCTCGGCGGCGCCGCGGAGATCCTGCGCGCCATCCGACGGCGACCGTCCGCGGCGAAGGCCGGAGGCGACCGTCGCGGAGGCTGGTTCCGGGTCATCGGAGCCGCGCTCGTGCTCGTGCTCGCGGTTCTCGCGGGCGCTGTCAGCGTGGCTCTGCACAAAGCGAGCCCGGTGGTGGACGACTTCTACGCCGCGCCCCGCGATGTGCCCTCCGAGCCCGGACAGCTCATCCGCTCCGAGCCGTTCACGAGGGAGGTGCCCTCCGACGCGACCGCGTGGCGCATCCTTTACACGACCCGGAACGGCGACGGGTCCCCCGACATCGCGAGCGGGCTCGTCGTGGTCCCCAAGTCGGGCAGCGGCGACTGGCCGGTGATCGACTGGGATCACGGCACCACCGGCTACGCGCAGCAGTGCGCCCCGTCGCTCGCCGGTCAGCCCTGGGAGTCGGGCGCGCTGTTCCTGCTGCCGCAGATCATCGGCCACGGCTGGGCGCTTGTCGCGACCGACTACATCGGGCTGGGCACGCCGTCGCCGCACCCGTACCTCGTGGGCCTGCCCACCGCCCACGCGTCTCTGGACGCCGTTCGCGCCGCTCGGCAGCTCACCGATGCGCACCTCGGTCAGAAGACCGTCGTCTGGGGCCACTCCCAGGGCGGAGGAGCGGCCCTCTGGACGGGCGCCGTCGCGGACAGCTACGCCCCGGACGTCCATCTCGCGGGCGTCGCCGCTCTCGCCCCGGCCTCCAACCTACCCGCGCTGATGCGTCATCTTCCCGACGTCACAGGAGGCAGCATCTTCGCCTCCTACGTCATCGGCGGCTACGCGTCGTCCTACCCCGACATCAGCGTCGCCCGCTACGTCAGGCCGGGCGTGCAGACGACGCTCGACCGGATGAAGGATCGGTGCCTCGCCGAGCCCGGCGCGCTCGTGTCCGTGCTCACCGCGCTCGGGCTTTCCAAGGACCCTGAGATCCTGTCGACGGATCCAACGACAGGGTCCTTCGGCAAGCATCTGGAGGCGAGAACGTGCCCCCGGCGACGATCACCGCTCCGCTCCTCCTCGGCCAGGGCGCCGCGGACAGGCTCGTGGTGCGGTCGGCCCAGGACGAATTCGTGA
- a CDS encoding cupin domain-containing protein, whose protein sequence is MTTGDASAAPQGPPQDALAGRLKRTELQHEHSSVPGRDIVQVLTEIPAGVESGWHTHPGEEVGYILAGHVEMKIAGREPLLLNAGDHFLMPPGTPHNALDLGPETGMMLSTYFVDPERALASFVAAP, encoded by the coding sequence GTGACCACCGGCGACGCTTCGGCGGCCCCGCAGGGTCCACCCCAGGATGCGCTGGCCGGGAGGCTCAAACGCACCGAGCTGCAGCACGAGCACTCCTCGGTGCCGGGCCGCGACATCGTCCAGGTGCTCACCGAGATCCCCGCGGGCGTCGAGTCCGGCTGGCACACGCACCCGGGCGAGGAGGTCGGTTACATTCTGGCCGGTCACGTCGAGATGAAGATCGCCGGCCGGGAGCCGCTCCTCCTGAACGCGGGCGACCACTTCCTCATGCCGCCGGGCACGCCGCACAACGCGCTCGACCTTGGACCCGAGACGGGCATGATGCTCTCGACCTACTTCGTGGACCCGGAGAGGGCGCTGGCGAGTTTCGTGGCGGCGCCGTAG
- a CDS encoding outer membrane protein assembly factor BamB family protein — MHRAPREPAGRWRPRLGAGALAAALLLAGCATSAPPAPSTSRASAIPTPTSRPTPTGPAGPVGVPIPGITAWSSYHADQARTGAVGPGASLASLTQAWSADLGGAVYGQPVVADGRVIAATETNRVVALDPATGNVVWSASLGDPLTDVGSVAGCGNIDPLGITSTPAIDTSTGTVFVVGEVASGGGAVHHQLQGFSIVTGQVVLSEPVDPPLPPGEDPVHLLQRASLAVANGRVYISYGGNYGDCGSYHGWVVGVNETGAPDLVSFEAAPDGQGGAIWQGGGAPAIDTAGDLYVSTGNSNPDPAAGGPDPIQNAESVVKLSPDLKPLASFKDRTAGGDDDLGTGNPVLLPGGQLFIAGKTDVGFVLRQSDLSVVGTVGGLCGSDPDGGAAYDPATGHLFVPCRGGGIQLVDLAAARLGPRLPGANGAPIVVGGTVWAVQYPAGTISQFDASTGTLLQRQQIGEAVPNFTSPSTVLGLLLVGTDRGIVAFRGGG; from the coding sequence ATGCACCGCGCGCCGCGCGAACCCGCTGGCCGATGGCGCCCCCGCCTCGGCGCTGGGGCGCTCGCCGCCGCGCTGCTGCTCGCAGGGTGCGCGACGTCGGCGCCTCCAGCCCCCAGCACCTCCCGCGCCTCGGCCATCCCGACGCCCACCTCCCGCCCGACCCCTACGGGCCCCGCCGGCCCCGTCGGCGTGCCCATCCCCGGCATCACCGCGTGGAGTTCGTACCACGCAGACCAGGCCCGTACGGGGGCGGTCGGACCCGGCGCCTCCCTCGCCTCGCTCACCCAGGCGTGGTCCGCCGATCTCGGAGGCGCGGTCTACGGCCAGCCGGTCGTCGCCGACGGCCGCGTCATCGCAGCCACCGAGACGAACAGGGTCGTGGCCCTCGACCCGGCCACCGGGAACGTGGTGTGGTCAGCCTCCCTCGGAGACCCGCTGACCGACGTCGGTTCGGTGGCCGGCTGCGGAAACATCGACCCCCTCGGCATCACGAGCACACCCGCCATCGACACGTCCACCGGCACCGTCTTCGTCGTCGGTGAGGTGGCCAGCGGTGGAGGCGCGGTCCACCACCAGCTGCAGGGATTCAGCATCGTTACCGGGCAGGTCGTCCTCTCGGAGCCGGTCGACCCTCCACTGCCTCCCGGCGAGGACCCGGTCCACCTGCTGCAGCGCGCCTCCCTCGCCGTCGCGAACGGCCGCGTCTACATCTCTTATGGCGGCAACTACGGCGACTGCGGCAGCTATCACGGCTGGGTCGTCGGGGTGAACGAGACGGGCGCGCCGGACCTCGTCTCCTTCGAGGCGGCGCCGGACGGCCAGGGGGGCGCCATCTGGCAGGGAGGCGGCGCCCCGGCGATCGACACCGCCGGCGACCTCTACGTCTCCACCGGCAATTCGAACCCCGACCCCGCGGCCGGCGGCCCCGACCCCATCCAGAACGCGGAGAGCGTGGTCAAGCTGTCGCCCGACCTGAAGCCGCTTGCCTCCTTCAAGGACCGCACCGCGGGCGGCGACGACGACCTCGGCACCGGGAACCCCGTGCTGCTGCCCGGCGGTCAGCTCTTCATCGCCGGCAAGACGGACGTCGGCTTCGTCCTCCGGCAGTCCGACCTGTCGGTGGTCGGGACGGTCGGCGGTCTCTGCGGCAGCGATCCCGATGGAGGCGCGGCCTACGACCCAGCAACCGGCCACCTGTTCGTGCCCTGCCGCGGCGGAGGCATCCAACTGGTCGACCTCGCTGCGGCCCGGCTCGGCCCCCGGCTGCCGGGCGCGAACGGCGCGCCGATCGTCGTCGGAGGAACGGTGTGGGCCGTGCAGTACCCGGCCGGCACGATCAGCCAATTCGACGCCTCCACCGGCACACTGCTCCAGCGACAGCAGATCGGGGAGGCAGTCCCGAACTTCACGAGCCCGAGCACGGTGCTGGGGCTGCTGCTCGTGGGGACCGACCGGGGCATCGTGGCGTTCCGCGGAGGCGGATGA
- a CDS encoding glucosamine-6-phosphate deaminase has product MDSLPGPRLVVTDPEDAASATADLLAEVLRRPRPVLGLATGSSVEATYRHLAELVRRDADLRAGARCATGFALDEYVGIDRSSPQSYWATLEAQVAGPLGMPPENLHVPLLDERGDASAYDRAIAEAGGVDLQLLGLGANGHIGFNEPGSSFASVTRRVELDEQTRLDNARFFPSATAVPTEAVTQGIATIMRAKSIVVLAFGLRKARALERALFGPLTPRLPASVLREHQDVTVFADPEAASLLEHRCRSARSQAELVAD; this is encoded by the coding sequence ATGGACTCCCTCCCCGGGCCGCGGCTCGTCGTGACGGACCCGGAAGACGCAGCTTCGGCCACGGCCGATCTCCTCGCAGAGGTTCTCCGCCGACCGCGCCCGGTTCTCGGGTTGGCAACGGGGTCCAGTGTGGAGGCGACCTACCGGCACCTCGCGGAACTCGTGCGCCGTGACGCCGACCTCCGGGCCGGCGCCCGCTGCGCGACCGGCTTCGCGCTCGACGAGTACGTGGGCATCGACCGGTCGAGCCCGCAGAGCTACTGGGCGACGCTGGAGGCGCAGGTCGCCGGCCCGCTCGGCATGCCTCCCGAGAACCTGCACGTGCCGCTCCTCGACGAGCGCGGCGACGCTTCCGCCTACGATCGCGCTATCGCCGAGGCCGGGGGAGTCGACCTTCAGCTGCTCGGTCTCGGAGCCAACGGGCACATCGGCTTCAACGAGCCCGGGTCGAGCTTCGCGTCGGTCACGCGCCGCGTCGAGCTGGACGAGCAGACGCGTCTTGACAACGCCCGCTTCTTCCCGTCCGCCACGGCGGTTCCCACCGAGGCGGTGACGCAGGGCATCGCCACGATCATGCGCGCGAAGAGCATCGTGGTGCTCGCTTTCGGCCTGCGGAAGGCCCGGGCGTTGGAGCGGGCGTTGTTCGGCCCGCTGACCCCGCGTCTCCCCGCTTCTGTGCTGCGCGAGCATCAGGATGTGACTGTCTTCGCGGACCCGGAGGCCGCCAGCCTCCTGGAGCACCGCTGCCGCAGCGCGCGGTCACAGGCGGAGCTCGTGGCCGATTGA
- a CDS encoding alpha/beta fold hydrolase: protein MTDSPSPVPTVVLVHGAFADAGSWAGVADILLKAGVPVIGPAVPLRGLASDSAYIASVFAQIEGPILPVGHSYGGALISNAAAGNPNVKGLVFVSGFAPEVGEALGEVEGTSRDSALAPALVQRQYPSGDGGATAVELFVDTAQFYRVFAGDLPEDQANVLAATQRPVAAAAFDEKSAAAAWKDLPSWAVVARGDKAAGSDVLLSMAQRAGAELLELEGSHVIMISQPQPVADVIMKALKAVGA from the coding sequence ATGACAGACTCGCCGTCTCCCGTCCCCACCGTCGTCCTCGTGCACGGCGCTTTCGCCGACGCCGGCAGCTGGGCCGGCGTCGCCGACATCCTGCTCAAGGCCGGTGTTCCGGTCATCGGCCCCGCCGTCCCGCTCCGCGGTCTGGCGTCCGACTCGGCCTACATCGCCTCCGTCTTCGCCCAGATCGAGGGCCCCATCCTCCCCGTCGGCCACTCGTACGGAGGCGCCCTCATCAGCAATGCCGCCGCCGGCAATCCGAACGTGAAGGGCCTCGTCTTCGTCTCGGGCTTCGCGCCGGAGGTCGGGGAGGCGCTCGGCGAGGTGGAGGGGACCTCCCGCGACAGTGCGCTGGCCCCAGCGCTCGTCCAGCGTCAGTATCCGAGCGGTGACGGAGGCGCCACGGCCGTCGAGCTCTTCGTCGACACCGCCCAGTTCTACAGGGTGTTCGCAGGTGACCTGCCCGAAGACCAGGCGAACGTCCTCGCCGCCACTCAGCGGCCGGTGGCCGCAGCCGCCTTCGACGAGAAGTCGGCCGCGGCCGCCTGGAAGGACCTGCCGTCCTGGGCGGTCGTCGCTCGCGGCGACAAGGCCGCCGGCTCGGATGTGCTGCTGTCGATGGCCCAGCGGGCGGGAGCTGAGCTCCTCGAACTCGAGGGCTCGCACGTGATCATGATCTCGCAGCCGCAACCCGTGGCCGACGTCATCATGAAGGCGCTGAAGGCGGTGGGCGCGTGA
- a CDS encoding DUF2207 domain-containing protein, translated as MGLHAQNRRPDKRGVWRTAIIVAVGLVFLLVAGGALFARTASAQTDLANRPGTAASAPTGVDDFTFASFDGDYRLGRDKDGHSTLTTVETLVARFPQVDQNHGIRRRLVEDYDGHPTGLQVVSVTDEKGSPRPYTSDSKDGILSLTIAANDYVHGDQTYVITYRQTNVTRYFPDVGNDEFYWDTNGTGWAQSFDRVTATVHLGRGLADSLRGSPSAYRGVQGSKQAATVERTDDGFRFSADRLGPGENLTFAIGFAPGTFTARADGVFNTGWGYAAAAGLLLSVLGLGGAIFVRVRLLRDTPGRGTIIPEYVPPVEGLLLSADVTGRTKKAVAAETLDLAVSGRVRVLETTGFFKRPSYSLELVSTEASGRQALRDPHPTADELQFLRALFGDSVLPGMTLELGSSHSRVARAISALLKRVHKDATRLGYRAPRPRGAVRATMFTAVGGTVLAVVGSVLCISGVYGGVVPLVILICSILAFVGVVILLSHSPLTSKGTLLREYVEGLRMYIELAEADRIRYLQSPQGAERVPVAVDDPREMLKLTERLLPWAVLFGEEKKWLAELGRFYEQTGQTPSWYSGQTAFNAAVLSQVVSGIASSTAIASSSSSGGTGGGGFSGGGGGGGGGGGV; from the coding sequence CGGGGGCGCGCTGTTCGCACGCACCGCGAGTGCGCAGACCGACCTTGCCAACCGACCCGGCACCGCCGCCTCCGCACCGACCGGAGTCGACGACTTCACCTTCGCGAGCTTCGACGGCGACTACCGGCTCGGCCGCGACAAGGACGGGCACTCGACGCTCACCACCGTCGAGACGCTGGTGGCCCGTTTCCCGCAGGTCGACCAGAACCACGGCATCCGGCGCCGACTCGTGGAGGACTACGACGGTCACCCGACAGGCCTCCAGGTCGTCTCCGTGACCGACGAAAAGGGCAGCCCACGCCCATACACCAGCGACTCGAAAGACGGGATCCTGTCGCTGACGATAGCCGCGAACGACTACGTTCACGGTGACCAGACTTACGTCATCACGTACCGGCAGACGAACGTCACGCGCTACTTCCCGGATGTCGGCAATGACGAGTTCTACTGGGACACCAACGGCACCGGCTGGGCGCAGTCGTTCGACCGCGTCACGGCGACCGTGCACCTCGGGCGCGGCTTGGCGGATTCCCTCCGGGGCAGCCCGTCCGCGTATCGCGGGGTTCAGGGCTCGAAGCAGGCCGCGACCGTGGAGCGCACGGACGACGGGTTCCGCTTCAGCGCCGACAGACTCGGGCCGGGCGAGAACCTCACGTTCGCCATCGGCTTCGCACCTGGCACCTTCACCGCACGAGCCGACGGGGTGTTCAATACGGGTTGGGGCTACGCGGCTGCCGCGGGCCTCCTCCTCAGCGTTCTGGGGCTGGGCGGCGCGATCTTCGTGCGTGTGCGCCTGCTGCGCGATACGCCGGGGCGCGGCACGATCATCCCCGAGTACGTCCCACCGGTGGAGGGGCTCCTGCTCTCAGCGGACGTGACCGGACGCACCAAGAAGGCGGTCGCCGCGGAAACACTCGACCTCGCGGTGTCGGGACGGGTGCGCGTGCTGGAGACGACGGGATTCTTCAAGCGTCCCTCCTATTCGCTCGAACTCGTCTCGACGGAGGCGAGCGGTCGCCAGGCGCTGCGCGATCCGCACCCGACGGCTGATGAGCTGCAATTCCTCCGGGCGCTCTTCGGCGACTCGGTCCTCCCGGGCATGACCCTCGAGCTCGGCTCATCTCACTCGCGAGTCGCCCGCGCGATCTCGGCCCTGCTGAAGCGCGTGCACAAAGACGCCACCCGCCTCGGCTACCGCGCGCCCAGGCCGCGCGGGGCGGTCCGGGCGACGATGTTCACCGCGGTGGGCGGGACCGTGCTCGCCGTCGTCGGCTCGGTGCTCTGCATCAGCGGCGTTTACGGCGGGGTGGTCCCGTTGGTCATCCTCATCTGCTCGATCCTCGCCTTCGTCGGCGTCGTCATCCTCCTGTCGCACTCGCCGCTGACGAGCAAGGGCACGCTGCTCCGCGAATACGTGGAGGGACTCCGCATGTACATAGAGCTCGCCGAGGCCGACCGCATCCGCTACCTGCAGTCGCCGCAAGGTGCGGAGCGTGTACCCGTGGCCGTGGACGACCCGCGCGAGATGCTGAAACTGACCGAGCGCCTCCTGCCCTGGGCCGTGCTGTTCGGCGAGGAGAAGAAGTGGCTCGCCGAACTCGGGCGGTTCTACGAACAGACAGGGCAGACGCCGAGCTGGTACTCGGGCCAGACCGCCTTCAACGCCGCTGTACTGTCGCAGGTGGTCAGCGGCATCGCCTCCAGCACGGCCATCGCGAGCAGCTCCTCATCCGGCGGCACCGGAGGCGGCGGGTTCTCGGGCGGCGGAGGCGGAGGCGGCGGAGGCGGGGGCGTCTAA
- a CDS encoding WS/DGAT domain-containing protein gives MARRAPSATAVAAVDAANFTLERGQPNVVTVVGLLAPGGFVDREGVPDADRLRAALAGRVSELEALCRRPVQRDREWRWVAASPELARHVRVFDRPARRGSAGASRLEAACAAAVMWPLDRERPLWELLLVPAAQGPNCGLLFRVHHAVADGLLVVDLMEALSDGGAGSRETANDVSRLGAAIDRTAAPQPSRPHRNVRTIVAETAAIFRRSVRSRVLLGPLGASRDIALFEVPLGRLHAGAASRGATVNDAFLTAFGQGIRALLADAGESLPETVPISCPVRLPREEGQGNATGVMLAPVPVAEADVMEALAQVARTTRSEKERARAAGTFEWTSGPRMASLLMRFARTQRAVGAIASDVPGPRRALRFGGAELVHAWPLSLLSANVRVGALCVSYGETLAVSIQTDAEHLPPARVVASAMEAALRAIAE, from the coding sequence ATGGCCCGACGAGCACCGTCGGCCACGGCCGTCGCCGCGGTCGATGCAGCGAATTTCACCCTGGAACGCGGACAGCCCAATGTGGTCACCGTGGTCGGCCTCCTCGCGCCCGGCGGCTTCGTCGACCGCGAGGGCGTTCCTGATGCCGACCGGTTGCGAGCGGCGCTCGCGGGGCGCGTGAGCGAGCTGGAGGCGTTGTGCCGCCGTCCGGTGCAGCGCGACCGAGAGTGGAGGTGGGTCGCGGCCTCACCGGAGCTGGCCCGCCACGTCCGCGTGTTCGATCGCCCGGCCCGCCGCGGATCGGCGGGCGCGTCGAGACTCGAGGCGGCCTGCGCCGCCGCGGTGATGTGGCCGCTAGACCGGGAGAGGCCCCTCTGGGAGCTGCTCCTGGTGCCCGCCGCGCAGGGGCCGAACTGCGGTCTGCTGTTCCGGGTGCATCACGCCGTCGCGGACGGGCTGCTCGTGGTCGACCTGATGGAGGCGCTGTCCGACGGAGGCGCTGGATCACGCGAAACAGCCAATGACGTCTCGCGGCTCGGCGCCGCCATCGATCGTACCGCGGCGCCCCAGCCGTCTCGCCCACATCGAAACGTCCGCACGATCGTCGCCGAAACCGCCGCCATCTTCCGCCGTTCCGTCCGCTCACGCGTCCTGCTCGGACCGCTCGGGGCGTCCCGCGACATCGCCCTGTTCGAGGTGCCGCTCGGCCGCCTCCACGCAGGGGCAGCCTCCCGCGGTGCGACCGTCAATGACGCCTTTCTCACGGCGTTCGGTCAAGGCATCCGAGCACTCCTCGCCGACGCGGGCGAATCGCTGCCCGAGACGGTTCCGATCTCGTGCCCGGTCCGCCTGCCGCGGGAGGAGGGACAGGGCAACGCGACCGGCGTCATGCTCGCACCGGTCCCTGTCGCCGAGGCGGACGTGATGGAGGCGCTCGCCCAGGTCGCACGCACCACTCGATCTGAGAAGGAGCGGGCCCGAGCGGCCGGCACCTTCGAGTGGACCTCTGGGCCGCGGATGGCGTCCCTCCTCATGCGGTTCGCCCGCACGCAGCGCGCGGTCGGCGCCATCGCCTCCGACGTCCCGGGTCCGCGCAGAGCGCTGAGATTCGGCGGTGCTGAGCTTGTGCACGCCTGGCCGCTGTCGCTGCTCTCCGCCAACGTCCGCGTGGGCGCGCTGTGCGTCTCCTACGGCGAGACGCTGGCGGTCAGCATCCAGACGGACGCCGAGCACCTGCCGCCGGCGCGCGTGGTGGCGTCGGCAATGGAGGCGGCGCTGCGCGCGATCGCGGAGTGA